CTATGTTCAAAGCGAGGGGTGCTCCTAAGCAACAAGCCATATCGATAAGCGTTAGCGCCGGGAGAAATGGTTTGATCGCATTAGACAACCTTGGAAATAACCTGTAGTCACATTTCTCATGTAACATTAGTATTTAGGTAGCCGTACATTGAAAGTGTTTTGGATAAACTCTCATCCTATCCAAATTAATCAATATGAAAATTGGTTTTAGAAAAATTCCTAAAGACAAGTATGATCCGACCCATACAGATATCAACCAAAGTGTCAAATCGAAAGTTTagacaaaaaaatgtttgataTATGTAATGTCATGTGTCCAAAGCTAATAAATATTAGACTTACCAGgtaataaccaaaaaaaaaaaacaaatctatgcAGATTTATTGATCAGGTTCAAAATGgataatatatatcatatattggATAGAGTTGCACATGAATTTGAGAAAAGCCCAACAAATCGTGCCGTATATGTTTGAAGCCTGATAAATCTGACATGCATGCATTTCTAATTGATTGAGCTTGTGTCTAACCGGTTCAGAAGAAGTCCTGCGGCAATGGGTGTAACCACGACCTGGAGAATGCTAGAGACCATCCCAACCACATCAACGGGAAGCTTTTTACCAATGAGCAAGAGAGAAAGCATGGGTGTAACGAGTGCCGCGGTAGCTGTTGAGATCGATGTCATGACAATACTAAGCGGCGCGAGTGAAGGATCGGTCAAGAAAGTTGTGTAATTCGATAGTTGAGCTCCACTAACACATGAGACCAACATGATTCCAGCACCTATAGGAGTAGGTAGCTTGAAATGGGAGACAGCTATTAAGCCGAACATATAACCTAAGAGAGGTTTTATCAGGTATTGTCCGATGTAACCGGCGAAAATAGCGTCTGGTCTTTTAAGAGCTTCAAGAAAGTCTCGTTCGTTAGAGTTGATTCCAACAGCAAACATCATGAACCCTAAGCCAGGCACAAAGTACCTAAAGACAGAGAAATAGTAATTCAAGATTTGTAATTAAGATCATGATCAAGTTAGTAATTAGGTGACCCAAACCTTGGCTTGAACCATGTGAAAGAAGGTGGATAGAGAAGAGCTAAGATTGTACTTAAGAGAGTCACATGAGGAATAAAAGAGTTGGCTTTCTTTAATACTTCCATTATAGAAACCTTCTCATTGTAGACCTGAAACCAAACACAACTGTTACTtgccaagaaagcgaaagaAGACTTGGATCTTGTTGGTTATGTTTTACCTCGGCTGATTCAGATTCTGAGACATATCTCCGCCAAGGAAAACTCAACCTACCATCTTTAATTTGGATTGTAGAACAAGGCAACACCCAAAATTAAATTGCTTCAGTCCAAACAAAAACACAGTTGTTCCATATTTTACTTACTTTGCAGAATCAGATCACTGCGTAATGGAAAATCTACAGATGATGAACCTGTGAGAATCAAACTCATCAATAACAAGAACGGaagaaatatacatataaaattgtTAGAATTAAAGTGTTAGAACAAGGGACAAAGAAGTGAAACCTAGAGAAAGAAATGAGAAGCTGCGGTCGGGGAAATTTGCAACTCTTTGAGTGTTATGAGAAACCACAGGGTAGGAATAATCTCGAGGTTGAAGAAGACGATGTTGAGACTTCAAGAACAGAGTCTCGATAGGAGAGATCACGcccattttatttttgattcagaaATAACCAAAACGACTATCTTGATCAGAGAGATACGTGGAAGCAAAACGCAGCATCATTATAAGCACGACGTACCAAATTATCAACCTAAATAAGAAAACGTTTCATTAGAAACTAGGCGTGGAAAAATATTTACCTCTACATGATACGCACGTGCGAGCGCCACACCAACCTATCGTCTCAAAAGcactcgtttttttttaaagatttagtCTTTGATTACTTCCCATTTTGAGGGAACACATCAAGGAACAATTTTATAGGGTTGAGGACTCGAAATTTTATAGGCCTTATTCACGCAATTAAATGACTTTTTATAATATGATAGACAAGCCGTTACTCTTTTAGCTTCTCGACCCCGAATGCGTTCACGCATGCCTTTCTTGGACCCAATCATACTTATATGTTACTCTGAGTAGTGAGATTGATGAACTTGAATTGTCTAAACTATTGAATGAATTGGAAAAGTTTAGAAAAGCTAGTCGATACTGACTAGAAGATATCAAATGATCAATATAACTTTTCTGTGGGAGGAAACGGCCAATTTCACCACTCTTCCATTGTTCTCATATGCGAACGTTTGAATCAAGCCTAAAACAACATGAACTGGCTCGTCTATCAACAATAGAAGACTCTTTTTGACCTATACATGACAACATCAAATAAATCATGAAACATAACGAACCAAAGTCTTGTACGAACGAGAATCATACAGAAACGTATACAAATTAAATTTAGCAACTAGAAACTCTGTAAACATAAGAAACACTATTTAAACTTTATAGGATTTTTAACATTAAACCTCTCAACTAAGTTTATTTCGGATAAAAACTctccaaactaagtatttagtGAAATAACCcccaaactaattttatttaattaattaaacccTTTGTCTACAGTGTGGGTCATAAATACCACtactaccggtaaatctttagtttagaaGTTTTTACATTAAATAAACATAGTTAAGGGTTTTACCtttgaaaaatcaaaaatataaaaatataatatcattaactaaaaattagtaacttaaaatttttcaGAATTATCATTCTTTAAATTAATGCAAATAGATGAGTTTGGTTTCTTTTAAAATCAACATTATCTATGTAtaaattgaaaatgtaaaataccagaaaatataataaaacattatcTAAAGATTTACTAGTAGTAGTAGTAATTCTTTTGACAGgcactatatataaaataattatctaaaaaTCTAGTAACTAACATTTTCAAAACTAGCacatcaaataaattatgctgCATCCAtgagatatatttattttaaaatccataTTATATGTGGGAGCTAAAACtaacaattataatttaatgTGAATAGAGTAAGGTTTAGTCAGACTAGGCTATATTCACATTAAATTGTTAGTTGCGGGTTTTATCTCCCActtataatttgaattttaaaataaatctatctCATCAATGCAGCATAATTTATCTGAagtgctaattttgaaaatgagtgtcactaatttttaaataattattttatctgtATTGTCGGTCAAAAAAACCACTAATACCGGcaaaactttatatattttttattttattttgtggttttaattttagtttatacataaatgttgatttcaaaataaatcaaactcatCTATTTGCATACACTTtcaaaatgctaattttgaaaatttaagttactaatttttagatcatgtttttatatttacacATATTTTAGAACATTTTAGATCTTTAATGGAAACCCCATTGACTATCTTTATTTAATGTAAAAATCCTTAAACTAAAGATTTATCGATAGTAATGATAATTATGACCGACAGTGTAGACAGataatttaattcattaaataaatttagtttGGGGGCTATTTTACTAAATACTTAGTATAAGAGTATTTACTCAAAACAaatttagttgaggggttttaacgttaaaaatctattttcaaaacataacaACATTAATATTCACcaaataaaatagttatattagattaattatttgatttaattattcGTGTAGTAGATAATTATTCTAAgtattcaataatattttagcGTGTTTTGGAAACATATAAAAGATTTAGATCGGGTTTGGTACAAGTTATTTTTTgggattttaaatttttaaactttcggatatccatttggGTTTGGGTAAaacccataacccgaaataccgtAAAAAATCATTTGGTATTATGTCAGGTACGGATCGATTCGAATTCATTTTTACCGGGTTGAGTCCGGATCGAATTTTCGGATTCGGTTTATTTGCGCAGCCCTAAGTGATATACATTCTAATagttataaatcaaatttatatttaaataaaaaaaaaagaaaaaaactattaagAAGACAAAAATGAATAATTTGTCCGGTTCCTTCACAAACGAAGTTCAGAATCAACAAGGGTTCGTAGAACGAAGGGAGTGTACAACTGATTTTTCAAAACACTTTCTTGTTCGTAACGAGGGAGaaataaaattgagtttttcacgaagttagagaaaaaaaaagactttccGTATGGCATCCTTGTTTTAAGACATTATGGCGTTGCCAAACAAAGCAATGCCAAGAGAATAACTGACTAAGCTGTGCCATGAGGGTCATTTTAACCGTACATCTTTGCTTAGCATGGTTCGACAAAAGAAAGAGGTGAAAAATGGACCGAGAAAATAATGCTTTGTGAACCCAATTACTTTGACAAAAATATATGAAGAATCAGTGCTATTGAGGAACATTttatagaaagaaaagaaaaagagtaaatcataatttttgattatttaaattttgttaaaagatAAAATCACCAAAAACCTACACATACACGTATTTGATTACTTACAATAAATAGCCTTGAATTtccatttcataaaaaaaatatacttattcaaaaattaaaatttaataattttgtaataagATTTAGCagtattaaaagaaataaattataataacaaaACTTTTAACAATATCTAATTAATATCATTAAAGTTCAGTTACATCTTGATCATTAATACGGCAATAGAGATCTTTTTAGACAAAAATTAAGTCAAAAGatttatacaaaattttgacAGAACTAGTGCAACTATAAAACCCACAAATATTTTGTCTATTCTTATcgccaatatatatatatatatatatatatatatataactatgaaatttgtaaaagtatcatataatttattatattttgttttttataaattttatttaaaattagtttatagtaatattatattactaattacaaattaattattcattaattataaaagatttaaattttcataagatttggttagatttttttctcaacagattttattataactaaaaataatatttaaatttacagttaaattgatttatcattaatatccttataattatttagattCTTTAGAAATGTTAAtgcaaaaaaatcaaatagataTATGAACCTAGTATGACTattttatggtagataaaaatggtacgTCTCTGTTAATAGAGAAGATTCAGGCACACTATAGATATCGTTAATGTTTAAATCGTTTTTTTCCTATCGTTTCATAGATAGATTTTACAGAAATAGTAGAAAACTACACGTTACCTCATGATTGTGTAATGTTGTAATGCTTTGAATATGTGTTTCACCTACAACACTGAAGTGCACACTCCATTTCAGAAATATGTTTTCAACACTTTGGAGTTGTAGATAAACATTAGTTATCTAGAATATTAAAGTGTCCATTTCTGGAAAAAAGTTGTATCTAGCGTTTAgcgttttgaaatttgaatcTGTTGGGCCTTAGTTATTTGAGGCATAATAATGTTAGGGTTTCTAGAAcatatgagatatatatatatatttgtgctTCCTCTAAATCAAACTAGCCGTTGAAATAGAGAGCAATTTGATATGTTCTTCTTGTAGACAGATTTTTGTAAATCTTCCATTAATAAAAGTCTATCTTTGCTATGTGAAGATATCCTATTGGTGAATCTTTGTGTTCTTTTTGATTATTGTATTTATCCATCTGTGTGTTTGGCATATCTTCTTCTTGCATCTGTCAAAACATGtaagtataaaattaaatacaaaaattgtACGACCAAATTTTTCTAGCAAGTGGGCTATCATAACAGAAACTAATGGTTTGGATTCATGGTATCACTAGGttgaaaaaaatcttcaaaatcaTTGGAAACCCATGGAAGAAGAATGAAAttgaaaatgagaaaaattaTCTCCCTAGGGACATTCTATTTCTCATACTATCTTGCCTTTCTATGAAAGACAACAT
The nucleotide sequence above comes from Brassica napus cultivar Da-Ae chromosome A9, Da-Ae, whole genome shotgun sequence. Encoded proteins:
- the LOC106367028 gene encoding probable sodium/metabolite cotransporter BASS5, chloroplastic, translating into MGVISPIETLFLKSQHRLLQPRDYSYPVVSHNTQRVANFPDRSFSFLSLGSSSVDFPLRSDLILQNGRLSFPWRRYVSESESAEVYNEKVSIMEVLKKANSFIPHVTLLSTILALLYPPSFTWFKPRYFVPGLGFMMFAVGINSNERDFLEALKRPDAIFAGYIGQYLIKPLLGYMFGLIAVSHFKLPTPIGAGIMLVSCVSGAQLSNYTTFLTDPSLAPLSIVMTSISTATAALVTPMLSLLLIGKKLPVDVVGMVSSILQVVVTPIAAGLLLNRLFPRLSNAIKPFLPALTLIDMACCLGAPLALNIDSILSPFGATILLLVITFHLLAFVAGYFLTGLLFSKAPDVKALQRTLSYETGMQSSLLALALATKFFQDPLVGVPPAISTVVMSLMGVSLVTIWKNRKE